GAGCTGGATGTAGCTGACAAGGACAGCATTGTTGTCCATGCCTATTTGCTCTTGAACGGTGTTGCCTGTTCAGTAATTTCAGAATGCAGTTACAAATCAGACACATTTCTACTGGTCTGGAGACACATTCAGACCACTGAGGTAAGGACGGCAAATTTTCTTCCATAAAGGGCACAAGACTTTCAAAACAATCAGTGACATTTGTCACAGTCATCACTGGCATTAATGTTATGCTACAAATTTCTTGAGTGAGTTTTCTATTTCACTAGCTCATAGGTTGAGATTTGAAAGAATTTGCAGGATCAGCATGAGCCACTGGCttgctagcccagtgacatttccATGATCTTACCGTCTCCCTGAAGTGAAAACATGCTGTCTCTCCAAGTTGCCAAAACATCGATGAATTTTACATAGGTCTTTAGATCACCCTTGATTCTTCATTTTTCAAGCAAAAATTGACTCAACTTTTAAACTTTACCTCAGGTGTATACTTAAGACTTTCGAGTTTCATCCTCATAAATCCTCGAAACACTACCTCCAGTGCCTCTTACATCCATTTAAAAAATGATGCAGGGAGAGGGAGttagggacagagggagagagagatggagtgatggtgagagggagtcggggacagagggagagagagacgtaGTGATAgtgagagggagtcggggggacagagggagagaaagagacagagtgatagTGAGAGCGAgtcagggagacagagggagagagagagacagagtgatagTGAGAACGAGTCGGAAAGACAGAgacggtgggtgggggggagctcACGGGCCCCCTACCCTATATTTAGCTTCAAGCATGTATGCTTTTCTGTTTGCTTTGCTAATCTTTGAGAAAGTTCTTTCATTTATTACTGTGTACAATGGAGAAACTATTACGTCAATTTGCAATTTCTACAGTGCCGTTATTCTACCAAATTAGTCAAAGAGCAAACTCACTTGTCACATACACGAAATAAACCTTCCAAATCTTCTTCGTATGTTCTTTTTGCCTCCTCTTTCGTCTGGCTCGCCATCTTCAACCAGAACCCTTCATAGACAATGTTGCCACTTCCTAAATTAAGAACACACTGAAACATAAGATCTGTCTATTTTTAAGCATGAACTTTTGAGAATGAACTGATGTTTGAAAAGATGAGAAATTACCAAAGTTTAAGCTGCATGTCAGTGTTTTTGAGAACTGGTGCAATCTGAGATTTGACCGCCTTTCGGGAAACCCAAGACATCGATCACACGTGAAGTGGGGTAAACCATTATGTGTTAGTTAGTGAAGATGTGAATTAATTTACATTTAGATTTCATTACCCTGTGTACTCACGAACAGaattacaggagtacagtgaaaagtgtataatgtttcCACACATGGACCCATCTCAGGAACAAATGTGCCAAGGTCTAAAAAACTTAgatttgaatgaataaaagaaaaaaagttaGAAAGCTAAGAATTACCTTCAGATAACAAATAGAAAACTAAAGAAAGAAGTTAATAGTTAACATTGCCGTCCTTCTTAAATTAGTCTGGAAAGTAGAACAGCCATTTTACCTCCAGTACTTTCCTTATCTGCTCCAGAAGGGATCGTTGAAGAATTAACATCACAGAGTAAAATTACACACAACACAATTTGGAGTCTCCTGTACGTTGGAACGAGCAAACACACAGATTGGAAGACCATTTTGCCGAACACTTCAGCACAGCTCCAAAGAATGTTCCTGAGCTTTCAGTGAGTGTTCATTTTAATTCCACACCCTGCCCTGAGGCTGACATTGGTTTGACCCACTGCACTGTTCCAAGGAAGGTCAAAGTAGCAAACTGTATTCTAAATTATCATTTTATAGATGTGTGGACTCAAACATTGCTTTCCATTTCAGTGTCctctattttgtttccttttctttccattttggTTTATTTGTTTAGTTTCTTGCCCCATCTCAATTTCCTTTGGTCCCTGAAGACTGTCTATTCTGTCATGAGTTTTCACTGTCTTTCATTGGATCATAGATCTTTCCTTTGTCCGAAAGAGCGCAGGGCAGAGAACGAAAATAACAGGCCTCTGAAAGCAACAAAATGCCAGTCTGCAAGACTCCTAAATAGAGAATGCAGTCATTGAAAACCCTTGGAAAATGCTTTTTGGGATTCTCAAGATTCCATGACCTTTATGAGATTTCAGAGTAGAGGGCACACTATTCTTTTCAGGCCATGAGTAATTTGAGACATTGTGTGGGAAGTGTTGCATTCTCGGATTGAACAGATGACCTTAGACCTGAGGTTTCTGAAGCTATTTCCTGAGATGTTCATACATGATATACAGATCTGTCTTCGACCAATGATTAAAATGGAATGCTTGATTAGATTAGTTAATGTAAATTTCCAGGCAGGAAAcaaagtgaaatgagatggaccTGATCTTTTCTCATGAAGCAACTTCTATTTTGGTAAGGTATACAACTTGACTGAATTGGAGACATTCATCCTTTTGTTGCTGACTCTAGAAATGCTGACGGTTTCTTCGATCATGATGAGCTGCATAATGTCATCAAGGATATTGGGAAGCTTTTTACAGACGAGGAAATTCATGAATTCATGAGACAATTGGGCAAGAACAATGATGGTAAACTTGAACTTGATGATATGTCCAAATAATATTACAAATTTACAAACAATATATTGGTTTATTGTTGAGTATTTAAAACAATCATATACCTTCCCTTCTCTACAGAATGTGTGAAGATGTAGCGAGCTGCTATCAATTAGAGATGTCTGCAATTAATGTCTGACTGGCATTGATGAAACCATTCGCATTTTGAAGCTATTtttataaaattcattcacagaatgtcaTCATCAATGactgggtcagtatttattgtccatctctcattacccttgagaaggtgttgcatgtcttgaaccactgcagtccatttggtgccgTTGGGCACACAATGCCTGCATGgaaggtgttccaggattttgactgaacaACAAAGAGGGAATAGGGATATAGTTTCATGTCAgggtggtgagtagcttggaggggagtgtgcaggtggtggtgttcccatgtacttacTGCCATTGTCCTTCCAGGTGATAGAGGTTATAGGTTGAGGATGTTTTGTCTatggaactttggtgaatttctgtggtgcatcttgtttATGGTACACATTACTGCCATTAAGTTGGTGATTGAGGGAATGAACTTTTATGAATGTGATGCCAATTGATAGGATTCTTTGTGCTAGATGATGTGATGGCTTTTGAGTGAGGTTGGAGCTGAACTCATTCAGGCaattgggaagtattccatcacatgcaACTAGTGTAAGGGGAATGATGAAAGTTCTGGGATACTTGAACTACTTCCAAAATTTAACATCCAATTTTGCTGCAACAACAGAGCCACTGCATCAAAGTAATGTCTCAGGATGCATTGGAAAACACTGTACGGATTACACCATGGTAGTGATCACCATGGAAGGAATGGTGGATGCTGGTAATCAAAAGGTAGGTGGCAAAGTATCACCAACAATATCTACCCTGAGGGCAACGAAACCCTGGGATCGCTATCCATATTAAAATACACAGTCAACCCAGGTCAAGAGAACCATGAGAAACCATTCAGATAGTTTTAATAGGGCTTATCCCTTCCATGCTGAGGAAGAAAGATACTGTTTAGCTATAATGGATCACTGCCAATGGGCTGGAGGCATTCAAGTCTTGGAATTGCACTGCAAACACCATCGTCAGGATATTAGCCAAGGAAGTTATTGCTTGGTGGGGAGTCCCCACTCTGATGGATTCTGATCAGGCAGCCCATTTCAGTAGAAAAGTGGTCATAGATACCTGGCAACCAGTGGTGATTAAACTCATGGCAACAAAACGACATCCACATGCCCTACCATCCCCAAAGATGTGGGATTGTGTAAAGAATGAACTGAACTCTCATGACCTTGCTGGCCTGGAGCATCCAGTGAACAGGAAGATCTTCAGTAGATATCTCCTATAGGTTAACGTTACAAACTATTGTCCACTGTCTTAATCCTTCAGGGACACAGCATGAGTAATGAAAATTCTGGAGGGACAGAATAAGTCTTTCAATGGGACCAAGTTCAACAGTGTGTGATGGAACTGCATGTAAGAGTTATGGACTGGAGCAGACATGCCCCAAGATATATTATGATGGTAGCCTCGACCataaattttatacattttttgcCAAGAAAGTATAAGGCACTGTGTTCCGGATTTTGTTCGATTGGTCCACCACTAACCTTTAATCAAACCATACGTTAATCTTACAATGCAgttgaaatgaagaaaaaaaaataggtTTTGGATTTTAAGAGGAAGCCTTTCAGTCCAGGTCTTCATTCTAACAGCAGAGAACTCAAGCTTTCAGCTCCAGCAACCAGCAAACCAGTATCTAACTAAAAGCAAAATCGCAACCATTTGAATCTCTGTGTGAGCCTTAACTTGTCTTCTCATGGTTCTTTCGTCTTCCATTAATAAAAAAGAAACACCAGGGAGAATTCAAAGTTGGTTCCCAATTGCCTGtttagagcatagagcatagaacagtacagcacagaacaggcccttcagcccacgatgttgtgccgaccattaatcctcatgtatgcaccctcaaatttctgtgtccatatgcatgtccagcagtctcttaaatgtccccaatgaccttccttccacaactgctgctggcaacgcattccatgctctcacaactctcagtgtaaagaacccgcctctgacatcgcctctatactttcctccaaccagcttaaaactatgacccctcatgttagccttttctgccctgggaaatagtctcacgctatcaactctatctatgcttgAAAGAGATATTTTGGCATCTATGTGTAAATTCCCTTCCagaagagaaacaggacagaaccTATCTATTAAAGGAACAATATTGTCACAGTAAGCAACTCCAGGAGTTGTTTCAGGAGGGAAGAGATCAAAGGGAGTGTAAAGGCAATTGACAGGATCTTAAACCACCATGACCTCTTCACCAACTTGATGTGCAATAGGTGGATGAGCATGTAGTGGTAAAAGTAAATGGTTAGAACCTCTATCAGGTGGGATTTAGCAAGGTAATGCTGAATAGTGATATCTGTGCAAGTGATACCTGACATGTGCAGGAAGGAAATATAGATGTTTTGGACCCAATTACAAGGATACGAAGCCCCAAATGTCTAATGATGattgtctttttgttttaaatttagctGACTGATCAAATAATAGATATTTGTGCTTAGTATATCGACAGTAAGATCTACATCACTGAGACCCAAAAGACACCACACACAGATTGTGACAGGATGGATGCAGGAGTGTTGGTGTGCAGCGACTTCAGTAAAGagcaattacaacatataaaggTGTTAGAAATCAAAGTGGGGTTTACTGTACTTGAATAAACATCCTCACTTGAGGAAGGGAGCATATCAATGGCCATGCTCATTGTTTTGCACCAAAGTGGGCTCTCATCCAGAGCAGCCTGACCTGCAGCAAGTCTGCAACATTCATGGCTGAGAAGCCAACATAATGGGAGTCTATCAAGGCAAGGAGTGTAAACTGAACACCGCCAACAGTAACTGTGTGCAGGGTTCTGCTGTGTCAAATAGTTATAAATGTGTAAATAGGAGAAAGTGTGCAATATGTGTAATCATGCAAAGGCGGACTTGTATCCAAAATCATGTGGACCGTGCAGAATGGCTCCAGTTCCAAGTATGATAAAAGAAAATTCACAGATATTAAGCCAGGTTGGGGAACGGTATATCATGAGGCAATGTGGTAAGTGAGGGATTGTAGTTCCTACTtccaccctcaggttaaactcaccagcagtcatctctctctcatgatAATGCAACCCTATATTCTGGTTGACTTAGTTCCCCGACATATTCACAGATTATTCCATTGAGTGATCCTGCATTGATCCTTCTAACAATTAATCTTCCAAAAACAACTGCTGAGCTCAAGTGCTCATTCATTCAAATGGCGTGAATCCTTTATTGTGTTTTGGGATAACATAAAGTGCATCAGGATAATGAGCAGGACTGTCAACCACATTTCCTGCATCTTCTGGATTGCTTTTCGATCCACATTATTTTTTATGGTTTAATTTATTCTTTgaaaatttatataaatgtgaggtactgcattttggaaaggcaattcaggaCAAGATTTATATACTTAACTGtaaggtcctgggtagtgttgttgaacaaagagaccttggagtgcaggttcacagttcattAAATGTGGGGTCACAGGTCACCAGTAtagcaaagaaggcatttgatatgcttgcccttattggtcagtggTTTGAGTATTGAAGTTGGGAGATCATTTTGCacttgtacaggacatcggttcaaccacttttggaatactgcattcagttctggtctccctgctataggaaggaagcTGTGATACTtcaaagggctcagaaaaggtttacacaCAGATTGACAGGAAAGCTGAATTTGAGCCAGAAGGAGAGCTGTATACTCAGCGGCTATTTTTCCTGaagtatcggaggctgaggggagattttcaGACGTTGACATAATCATAAGGGgactggatagagtgaataaacACGATCTTCACCCTGcagtgtgggagtccaaaactagaggaagtagttttaagatgagaggggaaagatttaacagggacctaagtgacatctttttcacacagagggtggtgtgtgtatggaaagagGAGCCAGAGTCggtggtggaagctggtgcatttacaatatttgaaagacatctggatgggtacatgaataggacatGTTTAGAGGGACTGAattctggcaagtgggactagattaatttcagatatcaggtcggcatggatgagatggactaaagggtctgttttcatattGTGCAGCTCTATAACTGTATGACTGTAGCCATGCCAGAGCTCTGTGATGTGAAATTGTTGTTTCAGTGATGTTATTTGTCTTAATTCTTtgataagatgtagagctggatgaacacagcaggcgaagcagcatcatagTCGCAGGagagctgaagttttgggcccaaaaccttcctcagaaaattctgggcctgaaacgtcggctctcctgctcctatgatgctgcttggcctgctgtgtttgtccatcTCTAAaccttgctgtctcagattctccagcatctgcagttcctactatctctgtctggATTCTTTGCTCTTCCCTTGCCTTTAAATGACTGCAGTTAAAAACTATGAGGTAATTTCTCATCCGAAAGGCTCTAACATTTTAACTTCAACCCCTTGTTTAGCAGCAGTTTATTTTCATGACTGCTGTTAGGTCCTTGAAGGAGGTCAATTGCTGTGAGATCACAATCCATTAATCAACTTCACATTTCACCATAAGTCTCTTCATTTACCTGGGAGAATCAGAAAATCACGACAAACACTCAATGCAGAGCAATTCAATTAAATCTTCAGTTAAACTTCAgatgtttttaaaactgattCAGGCACTTAACTCAACCACATCCACATTTTCAAATCTCCATACACTCCATGAGCATGTACATTATAAACACAAGGTGCAAAACATGTCTTGAGGTCTGAAGCGACAGAAAAATGAAGTTCAGTACATATAGAACAACACTTAACAATcaaggaataaaaacaaatcacTCATTGACTGcgataaggtatagagctgaatgaacacagcaggccaggcagcatgaaatgagcaggaaagctgtcatttcttcagaaattgggggagggtaacaggatactgaaataaatcaaGAGAGGTGGGGAGGCGTTGATGGAAGGTgggtaaaggagcagataggtggagagaagatagaccgttcatagaggcagggatggagccagtaaaagtgagcaTAGGTCGGGAGTGgggatgggagttggtcagttgagggaagacggacaagtcaaggagtcAGGGATGAAGCTGTAGGTAGGAGGTGAGAATGGGTGTtagtcagtgaagtgggaggagcagattggtgggagaaaagacggacaggtcaaggaggtgtggatgagctgggctgactTTAGGATGTCGTagggggattttgaagctcatcaagtccacattgagatcaatgggctgcagggttcccaagcaaaatatgatgtgctgttcctgcagccttcgggtggcatcattgtggcacagaaggaggccgaggatggacatgttgtccaaagagtgggaggggaatttgaaggcgTTCACACgtaggaggtgttgttgtttgtcatgaaccgagtgtaggtgctccacaaagtggtctccaagtctctgcttggtttccctgatgtagagaaggccacatctggagcagcagatacaatataccacattagtagctgtgcaggtgaacatctgtttaatgtggaaggttttcttggagccTGCGATG
Above is a window of Stegostoma tigrinum isolate sSteTig4 chromosome 19, sSteTig4.hap1, whole genome shotgun sequence DNA encoding:
- the LOC125461311 gene encoding troponin C, skeletal muscle-like isoform X1; the protein is MVFQSVCLLVPTYRRLQIVLCVILLCDVNSSTIPSGADKESTGGSGNIVYEGFWLKMASQTKEEAKRTYEEDLEGLFRVCDKNADGFMDHDELYYVIKDTGRPFTEEDIHDIMRQCDKNNDEWVKMMEKVQ
- the LOC125461311 gene encoding uncharacterized protein LOC125461311 isoform X2 translates to MVFQSVCLLVPTYRRLQIVLCVILLCDVNSSTIPSGADKESTGGSGNIVYEGFWLKMASQTKEEAKRTYEEDLEGLFRVCDKMGEDDGEGPVNNQHPSGTHYDSTM